The following are from one region of the Cystobacter ferrugineus genome:
- the hppD gene encoding 4-hydroxyphenylpyruvate dioxygenase — MFSWDGFDYLEMYVGDARLAAYFYCTAFGFRLVAQAGPETGMQDRRSLLLAQGKTRLLLTSALTPDDAVAEYVKLHGDGLKDIALRTSDAVGAFREAVARGARPVMEPVILEGANGRLIRATVGGMGDVVHSFVQRELPEEDFMPGLYQRVETSPSPVADAFVRVDHLAICLEAGTLNQTIGFYERVFGLHTSHNEDVATERSGMNSKAVQDRSGNICFVMMEPRNRDDSGQISEFLALHRGPGVQHVAFLTEDMAAAIRRLRAQQVEFLETPDAYYDVLEQRVGKLDEDTSVLRSLHILADRDRWGYLLQTFTRPNVSRKTLFFELIQRKQARGFGGANIRALYEAVEREQARS, encoded by the coding sequence ATGTTCTCCTGGGACGGCTTCGACTACCTTGAGATGTATGTGGGGGATGCACGGCTGGCGGCGTACTTCTACTGCACAGCCTTTGGCTTCCGACTGGTGGCGCAGGCAGGACCCGAGACGGGAATGCAGGATCGGCGCTCGCTGCTGCTCGCACAGGGAAAGACGCGGCTGCTGCTCACCTCGGCGCTGACGCCAGACGATGCGGTGGCCGAATACGTCAAGCTCCATGGGGATGGGCTCAAGGACATTGCCCTGCGCACGTCCGATGCGGTGGGCGCCTTCCGGGAGGCGGTCGCCCGCGGCGCGCGCCCGGTGATGGAGCCGGTGATCCTCGAGGGAGCCAATGGCCGGCTCATCCGTGCCACCGTCGGTGGGATGGGGGACGTCGTCCACTCCTTCGTGCAGCGAGAGCTGCCGGAGGAAGACTTCATGCCCGGACTGTACCAGCGAGTCGAAACCTCCCCTTCACCGGTGGCCGATGCCTTCGTGCGGGTGGACCATCTGGCCATCTGCCTGGAAGCGGGCACGTTGAATCAGACCATCGGCTTCTACGAGCGGGTGTTCGGGTTGCACACCTCGCACAACGAGGACGTGGCGACCGAGCGGAGCGGGATGAACTCCAAGGCGGTGCAGGATCGCTCGGGGAACATCTGCTTCGTCATGATGGAGCCGCGCAACCGCGATGACTCCGGGCAGATCTCCGAGTTCCTCGCGCTCCATCGAGGTCCGGGTGTCCAGCATGTGGCCTTCCTCACCGAGGACATGGCCGCGGCCATCAGGCGGCTGCGGGCCCAGCAGGTCGAGTTCCTGGAGACGCCGGATGCCTACTACGACGTGCTGGAGCAGCGCGTGGGCAAGCTGGACGAGGACACCTCCGTGCTGCGCTCCCTCCACATCCTCGCGGATCGGGACCGCTGGGGCTACCTGTTGCAGACCTTCACCCGGCCCAACGTGAGCCGGAAGACCCTCTTCTTCGAGCTCATCCAGCGCAAGCAGGCGCGGGGCTTCGGTGGGGCCAACATCCGCGCGCTCTACGAGGCGGTGGAACGCGAGCAGGCGAGGTCTTGA
- a CDS encoding tetratricopeptide repeat protein, with product MTSSLGELLAAGQVKQAEDLAKQRLGKNINDAEALLTLAKVALLADDQVRAESMLQLASAQGAREEVALVRAALALQRQQWEQARIIYQFLASQSPTRTEALYGLGCALNRSNKSEAAREPLERAVALDPLAHAYHFELGRTWMALGRARPAARQFVSCLRLDKRDARAWRFLVELLLQRGKHRSADRLLKLGLEQVPDAEVLLELMNPPTDVEPNAALVGHLLELLERGRPREALKLVREAQDNGARSLALKLLEARACEGLRLVDEAIRAYEEASAKYPTDWEPCNDLSLFLLRQGPRYAERAITTLEEARRRAPDRPEPIFNLALAFSRNKRTAEGNALARQLVDDLPPEHPFHGHARQLLESVDTPPKR from the coding sequence GTGACGTCATCCCTCGGTGAGCTGTTGGCAGCAGGTCAGGTGAAACAAGCAGAGGACCTGGCGAAGCAACGTCTGGGCAAGAACATCAACGACGCGGAGGCCCTCCTCACCCTGGCCAAGGTGGCGTTGCTGGCGGACGACCAGGTCCGGGCCGAGTCGATGCTCCAGCTCGCCTCCGCCCAGGGTGCACGGGAAGAAGTGGCGCTGGTGCGCGCCGCCCTGGCGCTGCAACGCCAGCAGTGGGAACAGGCCCGGATCATCTACCAGTTCCTCGCCTCCCAGTCCCCCACCCGGACCGAGGCCCTCTATGGCCTGGGCTGCGCGCTCAACCGGTCGAACAAGAGCGAAGCGGCCCGCGAGCCGCTGGAGCGCGCCGTGGCGCTCGACCCGCTGGCGCACGCCTACCACTTCGAGCTGGGTCGCACGTGGATGGCCTTGGGCCGAGCCCGGCCGGCTGCGCGCCAATTCGTCTCCTGCTTGCGTCTGGACAAGCGGGACGCGCGCGCGTGGCGCTTCCTGGTGGAGCTGCTGTTGCAACGCGGCAAGCACCGCTCGGCGGACCGGCTCCTGAAGCTGGGCCTGGAGCAGGTACCCGATGCGGAGGTGCTCCTCGAGCTGATGAACCCGCCCACGGACGTGGAGCCCAACGCCGCCCTGGTCGGGCATCTCCTGGAACTCCTGGAGCGTGGCCGCCCACGCGAGGCCCTGAAGCTCGTGCGCGAGGCGCAGGACAACGGTGCGCGCTCATTGGCTCTCAAGCTGCTGGAGGCCAGGGCGTGCGAGGGGCTGCGCCTGGTGGACGAGGCCATCCGGGCCTACGAAGAGGCGAGCGCGAAGTACCCCACGGACTGGGAGCCGTGCAATGATCTGAGCCTGTTCCTGCTGCGCCAGGGCCCGCGCTACGCGGAGCGCGCCATCACGACGCTCGAAGAGGCCCGGCGGCGCGCGCCCGACCGTCCCGAGCCGATCTTCAACCTGGCGCTGGCCTTCTCCAGGAACAAGAGGACCGCCGAGGGCAACGCCCTGGCCCGACAGCTCGTGGACGACCTGCCGCCAGAGCACCCCTTTCATGGGCATGCCCGGCAACTGCTCGAGTCGGTGGACACTCCGCCGAAGCGGTGA
- a CDS encoding DUF2381 family protein: MARLLPWLSLVLVLMGSAAAAQQPQPPVREYQERQVVVPNSPEEPVPEVRVAANVATYLRFDAPIDRASVDVAGRATRFRVVDPGERTLTLEPTLELGPGEKLAVRVRYKDGASPAAATFALVSHPTLVDKEVEVVRRPRTIEGLEARLAHVEAEFVALKAQCAQSGLPNLAFSGLLDSTDVRAKPFWASAAPGYKGGLEPGRGTGYRARRWAMVTVLVRNLPGQPAWAPGAARLTSTKGTPVKVLSVHLEKPQLRPGESALVAVLVEPPVSTEGPFQLELVDAEGGRLLPITKVEL; this comes from the coding sequence CTGGCACGACTCCTACCGTGGCTTTCACTCGTTCTCGTCCTCATGGGGAGCGCCGCGGCCGCACAGCAGCCGCAGCCCCCGGTCCGTGAGTACCAGGAGCGGCAAGTCGTCGTCCCCAACAGCCCCGAGGAGCCAGTGCCGGAGGTGCGGGTGGCAGCCAACGTCGCCACCTACCTGCGCTTCGACGCCCCCATCGATAGGGCCTCGGTGGATGTAGCGGGCCGGGCGACGCGCTTCCGGGTGGTGGACCCGGGTGAGCGGACCCTCACCCTCGAGCCCACCCTGGAACTGGGCCCTGGGGAGAAGCTGGCCGTGCGGGTTCGCTACAAGGATGGCGCCTCCCCAGCGGCTGCCACCTTCGCGCTCGTCTCTCACCCCACGCTGGTGGACAAGGAAGTGGAGGTGGTGCGCCGCCCGCGCACCATCGAGGGATTGGAAGCAAGGCTCGCCCACGTGGAGGCTGAGTTCGTCGCCCTGAAGGCCCAATGCGCGCAGAGCGGGCTCCCCAACCTCGCGTTCTCGGGGTTGCTGGACTCGACGGACGTCCGGGCCAAGCCCTTCTGGGCGAGCGCGGCTCCTGGCTACAAGGGGGGTCTGGAACCAGGGCGCGGCACCGGCTACCGGGCCAGGCGTTGGGCCATGGTGACTGTCCTCGTGCGCAACCTTCCTGGGCAGCCGGCATGGGCGCCGGGTGCAGCCCGGCTCACCAGCACGAAGGGCACGCCGGTGAAGGTGCTCTCGGTGCACTTGGAGAAGCCGCAGCTCCGGCCGGGGGAGTCCGCCCTGGTGGCGGTGCTGGTGGAGCCCCCTGTCTCCACTGAGGGCCCGTTCCAACTGGAGCTCGTGGACGCCGAGGGCGGGCGACTCCTCCCCATCACCAAAGTTGAACTCTAG
- a CDS encoding serine/threonine protein kinase, producing MTKALHPDHLKPGHAVGPWLITQVLGGGGSSRVFKVERDGRSYSMKMALRPVSDSREELSEDEFVKEKSAYRRLAREAAALFTYSSHPNLLRVYAVDFWPNPGNGYAFLVTDFVDGDTWHEWRWRTPPHAARLVDTFCAVVRTVGVLHSRGVYHRDLTAENLLIRRADGRPFLIDFGTARLPGSLTKTMGLPEGVLHLLPPELLAYARNETWKRGEPFRGGVAADLYALGVLLYQALTDLHPFDPELPDKELLAAIATVPPTAPHLLNPLAPRSLSDIAMRLLEKKPGDRYPSADALLEALEMANESERTSPAWMVPLFQPDSSAVEAPREALLETPAAQPSEEALPQEVPSAEALPKERRTWRVGHLSVVGLSLLAVLFLASWPVRSTLLPPHLSEPTASVAFEKGTVPVPISTSQHSAPSNRSLLGALAVWLCTTTGLGCIAAQVRPEPENCPAEATRAMFEVLKIDEGMALQAIVDINQPGDPNQEGTYRDGLIVGRVVQRDGSPPELPGGTLLYGKLWTGPGIQNRDGEEAVLGRYSEALLPDGRKLPVCIVLGGPDGRWRKLPGSSPNAVRLPRELPVLAVRRWP from the coding sequence ATGACGAAAGCTCTTCATCCGGACCATCTCAAACCTGGCCATGCAGTAGGGCCCTGGCTCATCACCCAGGTGCTGGGAGGTGGAGGCTCGTCTCGGGTTTTCAAGGTGGAGCGCGACGGCCGCTCCTACTCCATGAAGATGGCGCTACGCCCCGTCTCCGACTCCCGGGAAGAACTCTCCGAGGACGAGTTCGTGAAGGAGAAGAGCGCCTATCGACGGCTGGCGCGCGAGGCGGCTGCCCTTTTCACCTACTCCTCCCACCCCAATCTGCTGCGTGTCTACGCGGTGGACTTCTGGCCCAACCCCGGTAACGGCTATGCCTTTCTCGTCACGGACTTCGTGGACGGGGACACCTGGCACGAATGGCGCTGGCGTACGCCTCCTCACGCCGCCCGGTTGGTAGACACCTTCTGCGCCGTGGTGCGCACCGTGGGCGTGTTGCACTCGCGCGGCGTGTACCACCGGGACTTGACGGCGGAGAACCTCCTCATCCGCCGGGCGGACGGTAGGCCGTTCTTGATTGATTTTGGCACTGCGCGCCTGCCGGGATCCCTCACGAAGACCATGGGCCTGCCCGAGGGTGTTCTGCACCTGCTTCCCCCCGAGCTCCTGGCCTACGCGCGCAACGAGACATGGAAGCGGGGCGAACCCTTCCGGGGCGGAGTGGCCGCCGACCTCTACGCGTTGGGCGTGCTGCTCTACCAGGCCCTCACCGACCTCCACCCTTTCGACCCCGAGTTACCGGACAAGGAACTACTGGCCGCCATTGCCACCGTGCCCCCAACGGCGCCCCATCTCCTGAATCCCCTGGCTCCTCGCTCTCTCAGCGACATCGCCATGAGGCTTCTGGAGAAGAAGCCAGGGGATCGCTACCCCAGCGCCGATGCCCTGCTGGAGGCATTGGAAATGGCCAACGAGAGCGAAAGGACATCTCCCGCCTGGATGGTTCCTCTCTTTCAGCCCGACAGTTCGGCAGTCGAAGCGCCGCGGGAAGCACTGCTCGAGACTCCGGCGGCTCAACCTTCAGAGGAGGCCCTACCGCAGGAAGTTCCTTCCGCGGAGGCACTCCCCAAGGAGCGGCGCACGTGGCGCGTGGGGCACCTCTCCGTGGTGGGCCTGAGCCTCCTGGCCGTCCTGTTCCTTGCGTCATGGCCGGTGCGATCCACACTCCTGCCGCCACACTTGTCGGAGCCCACCGCGTCCGTCGCCTTCGAGAAAGGAACCGTGCCCGTGCCCATCTCCACCTCCCAGCACTCGGCCCCCTCCAACCGCTCCCTCCTCGGAGCCCTCGCCGTGTGGCTGTGCACCACCACCGGACTGGGCTGTATTGCCGCCCAGGTGAGGCCGGAGCCGGAGAACTGCCCCGCGGAAGCGACGCGCGCCATGTTCGAGGTGTTGAAGATCGACGAGGGCATGGCGCTCCAGGCCATCGTCGACATCAACCAGCCCGGGGATCCAAACCAGGAAGGCACCTACCGAGACGGCCTCATCGTCGGCCGGGTGGTGCAGCGCGACGGGTCCCCTCCGGAGTTGCCCGGCGGCACCCTCTTGTACGGGAAGCTCTGGACGGGCCCTGGCATCCAGAATCGGGATGGAGAGGAGGCTGTGCTGGGGCGCTACTCCGAGGCGCTTCTACCGGACGGTCGTAAGCTGCCGGTGTGCATCGTCCTGGGCGGGCCTGATGGGCGATGGCGCAAGCTGCCCGGTTCCTCGCCCAACGCTGTTCGGCTGCCAAGAGAGTTGCCGGTGCTCGCCGTCCGGCGCTGGCCGTGA
- a CDS encoding HEAT repeat domain-containing protein — MHKRNLLLLWLCANMLLGGVARAAPTWSELKENPASVQGLLAALEDRDERTVALALAELGKSLPDDPQVQLRLQSFTSKPFLVDLLKNPDKALRRAAGGVLGAMGEAAKKQAPLLVDLLKDSNSDVSVRVAAAEALAAMGAVAKEHAPLLADLLKDSNSDVSVRLAAAEALGAMGAAAKEHAPLLVDLLKDSNSDVYVRRAAAGALGAMGEAAKEYAPLLVDLLKDSNSDVYVHAAAAEALGAMGEAAKEHAPLLVDLLKDSNSDVSVRVAAAEALAAMGEAAKEQAPHLAELLKQPDRNVRRVAAGVLGAMGAAAKEHAPLLADLLKDSNSNVHVRRAAAGALGAMGAAAKEHAPLLVDLLKDSNSDVSVRRAAAGALGAMGEAAKEHAPLLVDLLKDSNSDVNVRRAAGEALAAMGEAAKEQAPHLAELLKQPDRNVRRAATGALRAMGAAAKQQAPLLANHLEDDNYEEVHTMLADALTVMAPLDLQHIATILAKAGGDSAHSYVWLLRAHIAGGGDPKVKLILRWPLGRELTKVPTKLTTEEARETLQAFKELWPHTEKYPGLRKALADQIASVADLASNRKQWTSTDIELLKEHKENLKASSSDQHAEILQKAIDSIEQWQSLRTFAWTWAGHLAFWVLLLFFYPRSPQVQAIFFWNPWVRTITGFGYVGLLLTWVPFLRRRLLAPFKHQFLADADLERFSPESYFHDSEVVIQPSGKREPLLVALPRLRGQVVLEGASGLGKSMLIKYLLRHSKPLAVFLPAERCKDGVLEAIQAKLEGYARDSSFLQSIIYSGALDIYIDGLNEVNASTRARIVHFVERNFHGNILLATQRMEWTPPTTARLYVLQPLSEARVSDFLASRAPLLGEKAQLRGARYHEACERFVQRALSPEQPEESRVAMREVLSNPMDLTVVAQMLAAGHSPDLFRLRQQQYELMASDYLEVNLTEFPLKELAEESFTMRLKDQTSLSEERFGKELLRLESFKMVVRRQWKGADGEDHREWRFRHDKLQEFFIAQTFLGANNPRIVEHMDDPRFRGVYFLLALLLEPESARHLRDLLVVRAARTRDHTVSDEFVTLLEARWSTEQAQLALPKVSSATGT; from the coding sequence GTGCACAAACGGAATCTGCTGTTGCTTTGGCTCTGCGCCAACATGTTACTCGGTGGCGTTGCACGGGCTGCACCGACATGGTCCGAGCTCAAGGAAAATCCGGCGAGTGTTCAAGGTCTGCTCGCGGCGTTGGAGGATCGAGACGAACGGACAGTGGCTTTGGCGCTGGCGGAGTTGGGCAAAAGTCTCCCCGACGATCCACAAGTCCAACTGCGACTCCAGTCCTTCACGTCAAAGCCATTTCTCGTCGACCTGCTGAAGAACCCGGACAAAGCTCTCCGCCGTGCAGCGGGAGGGGTGCTGGGAGCCATGGGAGAGGCTGCCAAGAAGCAGGCCCCTCTTCTCGTCGACCTGCTGAAGGACTCGAACTCGGACGTGTCTGTCCGCGTTGCAGCGGCAGAGGCGCTGGCAGCCATGGGCGCGGTTGCCAAGGAGCACGCCCCTCTTCTCGCCGACCTGCTGAAGGACTCGAACTCGGACGTGTCTGTCCGCCTTGCAGCGGCAGAGGCGCTGGGAGCCATGGGCGCGGCAGCCAAGGAGCACGCCCCGCTCCTCGTCGACCTGCTGAAGGACTCGAACTCGGACGTGTATGTCCGCCGTGCAGCGGCAGGCGCGCTGGGAGCCATGGGAGAGGCTGCCAAGGAGTACGCCCCGCTCCTCGTCGACCTGCTGAAGGACTCGAACTCGGACGTGTATGTCCACGCTGCAGCGGCAGAGGCGCTGGGAGCCATGGGAGAGGCTGCCAAGGAGCACGCCCCGCTCCTCGTCGACCTGCTGAAGGACTCGAACTCGGACGTGTCTGTCCGCGTTGCAGCGGCAGAGGCGCTGGCAGCCATGGGAGAGGCTGCCAAGGAACAGGCCCCGCACCTCGCCGAACTGCTCAAGCAGCCAGACAGGAATGTCCGCCGTGTAGCGGCAGGGGTGCTGGGAGCCATGGGCGCGGCAGCCAAGGAGCACGCCCCTCTTCTCGCCGACCTGCTGAAGGACTCGAACTCGAACGTACATGTCCGTCGTGCAGCGGCAGGCGCGCTGGGAGCCATGGGCGCGGCAGCCAAGGAGCACGCCCCGCTCCTCGTCGACCTGCTGAAGGACTCGAACTCGGACGTGTCTGTCCGCCGTGCAGCGGCAGGCGCGCTGGGAGCCATGGGAGAGGCTGCCAAGGAGCACGCCCCGCTCCTCGTCGACCTGCTGAAGGACTCGAACTCGGACGTGAATGTCCGCCGTGCAGCGGGAGAGGCGCTGGCAGCCATGGGAGAGGCTGCCAAGGAACAGGCCCCGCACCTCGCCGAACTGCTCAAGCAGCCAGACAGGAATGTCCGCCGTGCAGCGACAGGGGCGCTGAGAGCCATGGGCGCGGCTGCCAAGCAACAGGCCCCGCTCCTCGCCAACCATCTGGAAGATGACAACTACGAGGAGGTGCACACCATGTTAGCAGATGCACTCACGGTCATGGCCCCTCTCGATCTCCAGCACATTGCCACGATCCTGGCGAAGGCAGGGGGGGATTCGGCTCATAGCTACGTGTGGCTGCTGCGTGCACACATCGCGGGCGGCGGTGATCCCAAGGTGAAACTAATCCTTCGTTGGCCCTTGGGGCGCGAATTAACGAAGGTCCCAACGAAGCTGACGACCGAAGAGGCGCGGGAAACGCTGCAGGCATTCAAAGAACTCTGGCCACATACCGAAAAGTACCCTGGCCTGCGGAAGGCGCTGGCGGATCAGATTGCTAGCGTGGCCGACCTCGCCAGCAATCGCAAGCAGTGGACAAGCACGGACATCGAGCTACTCAAGGAGCACAAGGAGAACCTGAAGGCCAGCTCCAGCGATCAGCATGCCGAGATTCTCCAGAAGGCCATCGATTCCATCGAGCAGTGGCAATCGCTGAGGACCTTCGCCTGGACGTGGGCGGGGCATCTCGCCTTCTGGGTGCTGCTCCTCTTCTTCTATCCGCGCTCCCCGCAGGTCCAGGCGATCTTCTTCTGGAACCCATGGGTCCGCACCATCACGGGCTTCGGCTACGTGGGCCTCCTGCTGACCTGGGTGCCGTTCCTCCGGCGGCGCCTGCTGGCCCCCTTCAAGCACCAGTTCCTCGCGGATGCCGACCTCGAGCGCTTTTCCCCCGAGAGTTACTTCCACGACTCCGAGGTCGTCATCCAGCCTTCGGGCAAGCGCGAGCCCCTGCTCGTCGCCCTCCCCCGGCTACGCGGCCAGGTCGTCCTGGAGGGCGCCTCGGGACTCGGCAAGTCGATGCTCATCAAGTACCTGCTGCGCCACTCGAAACCGCTGGCGGTATTCCTGCCGGCGGAGCGCTGCAAGGACGGGGTTCTCGAGGCCATCCAGGCGAAGCTCGAGGGGTACGCCAGGGACTCCTCCTTCCTCCAGAGCATCATCTACAGCGGCGCGCTCGACATCTACATCGACGGGCTCAACGAGGTGAACGCGAGCACACGCGCCCGCATCGTCCATTTCGTCGAACGCAACTTCCACGGCAACATCCTCCTCGCCACCCAGCGGATGGAGTGGACGCCCCCCACCACCGCGCGCCTGTACGTGCTGCAGCCGCTCTCCGAGGCGCGGGTCTCCGACTTCCTGGCCAGCCGAGCGCCGCTGCTGGGTGAGAAGGCCCAGCTTCGGGGGGCCAGGTACCACGAGGCGTGCGAGCGCTTCGTGCAGCGGGCCCTGTCCCCCGAGCAGCCGGAGGAGTCCCGTGTGGCCATGCGCGAGGTCCTTTCCAACCCGATGGACCTCACTGTCGTCGCGCAGATGCTGGCCGCGGGGCACTCGCCCGACCTGTTCCGCCTGCGTCAGCAACAGTACGAGCTGATGGCCAGTGACTACCTCGAGGTGAACCTCACCGAGTTCCCGCTCAAGGAACTCGCCGAGGAGTCCTTCACGATGCGGCTCAAGGATCAGACGTCTCTGTCGGAGGAGCGGTTCGGCAAGGAGTTGCTGCGCCTGGAGTCCTTCAAGATGGTGGTGCGCCGTCAGTGGAAGGGCGCCGATGGTGAGGATCACCGCGAGTGGCGCTTCCGCCACGACAAGCTCCAGGAGTTCTTCATCGCCCAGACCTTCCTGGGCGCGAACAACCCGCGCATCGTCGAGCACATGGACGACCCACGTTTCCGCGGCGTCTACTTCCTGCTGGCGTTGTTGCTGGAGCCGGAGAGCGCCCGCCACCTGCGCGACCTGCTGGTGGTGCGCGCCGCCAGGACTCGAGACCACACCGTGAGCGACGAGTTCGTCACCCTGCTTGAGGCGCGATGGAGCACGGAGCAGGCCCAGCTCGCGCTCCCGAAGGTCAGTTCCGCCACGGGGACGTAG
- a CDS encoding histidine phosphatase family protein — protein sequence MTDLNPIPFWFLRHGETDWNARLLSQGQVDIPLNEVGLAQARRAAEALVGQGIRSIHSSTLGRARVTAEIVAARLDLPVNFDPELQECAFGVREGQKMSGWFDDWIAGIATPEGAESFAALRERAVRAINRATVHPGPVLIVAHGALWRAVRQAAGLVANIRTPNALPLWVEPPSGNEGWRLTAAELSA from the coding sequence ATGACCGACCTGAACCCCATCCCCTTCTGGTTTCTCCGCCACGGTGAGACGGACTGGAACGCCCGCCTGCTCTCCCAGGGACAGGTGGACATTCCGCTGAACGAAGTCGGGCTCGCCCAGGCAAGGCGAGCGGCGGAGGCGCTGGTGGGGCAAGGCATCCGCTCCATCCATTCCAGCACCCTCGGCCGCGCGCGAGTGACGGCGGAGATCGTGGCGGCTCGGCTGGACCTGCCGGTGAACTTCGATCCCGAACTCCAGGAATGCGCCTTCGGCGTGAGGGAGGGGCAGAAGATGTCTGGCTGGTTCGACGACTGGATCGCCGGCATCGCCACTCCCGAGGGCGCCGAGAGCTTCGCCGCGCTGCGCGAGCGCGCCGTGAGGGCCATCAACCGCGCCACGGTCCATCCCGGCCCGGTGCTGATCGTGGCCCATGGGGCCCTCTGGCGCGCCGTGCGCCAGGCGGCCGGGCTGGTGGCGAACATCCGCACCCCCAACGCCCTGCCGCTCTGGGTGGAGCCGCCCTCGGGCAATGAGGGCTGGCGCCTCACCGCGGCGGAATTGAGCGCCTGA
- a CDS encoding succinylglutamate desuccinylase/aspartoacylase family protein, giving the protein MPHAARGWGLVMLLLAGVASAQAPRGDFAIGPVVARPGSAVSGQLPVPNGVDPGTFIPITLIHGARPGPVLALIAGVHGSEYAPILALQRVRPQLEPGRLAGTLILVHAANVPAFLGRTVYTGPVDGKNLNRSFPGNPEGTVTERIAYVLKERILRRADVVVDLHAGDANEALRPWTGYYAKHGSPEVIARSRELALAFGVDHIVMFPMENLSADKALYTGATAVALGKPSFDVEVGGYARATPEQLALIERGVFSLLRHLRMLEGKPSPVEHPIFIERRANLKSEVDGLFYPTVEVGQWVRAGTLLGYVTDFFGNRIAEHRAPHGGVVLVLFATPPVRSGETVAVVGEVHDPGPAPAPAP; this is encoded by the coding sequence ATGCCGCATGCGGCCCGTGGGTGGGGTCTGGTGATGCTTCTGCTGGCGGGGGTCGCCTCCGCCCAGGCGCCGCGCGGAGACTTCGCCATCGGGCCCGTCGTGGCCAGACCGGGCAGCGCCGTCTCCGGCCAGCTCCCCGTGCCGAACGGCGTGGATCCGGGGACCTTCATCCCCATCACCCTCATTCATGGCGCGCGTCCGGGCCCCGTCCTGGCGTTGATCGCCGGGGTGCACGGCTCCGAGTACGCGCCCATCCTGGCGCTCCAGCGCGTGCGGCCCCAGCTCGAACCTGGCCGGCTCGCGGGCACCCTCATCCTGGTACATGCCGCCAATGTCCCGGCGTTCCTCGGCCGCACCGTCTACACCGGCCCGGTGGATGGGAAGAACCTGAACCGGAGCTTCCCGGGCAACCCCGAGGGCACCGTCACCGAGCGCATCGCGTATGTGCTCAAGGAGCGGATCCTCCGCCGCGCCGACGTCGTGGTGGACCTGCACGCCGGGGATGCCAACGAGGCCCTCCGCCCGTGGACCGGGTACTACGCCAAGCACGGGTCTCCCGAGGTGATTGCCCGCTCGCGGGAGTTGGCGCTCGCCTTCGGGGTGGATCACATCGTGATGTTTCCCATGGAGAACCTGAGCGCCGACAAGGCCCTCTACACGGGCGCGACGGCGGTGGCGCTCGGCAAGCCCTCGTTCGACGTGGAGGTGGGCGGGTACGCACGGGCGACCCCCGAGCAACTCGCCCTCATCGAGCGCGGTGTCTTCAGCCTGCTGCGGCACCTGCGAATGCTCGAGGGAAAGCCCTCGCCGGTGGAGCACCCGATCTTCATCGAGCGGCGCGCGAACCTGAAGAGCGAGGTGGACGGCCTCTTCTACCCCACTGTCGAGGTCGGACAGTGGGTGCGAGCGGGCACACTGTTGGGCTATGTGACCGACTTCTTCGGCAACCGCATCGCCGAGCACCGGGCGCCGCACGGTGGTGTCGTGCTCGTCCTCTTCGCGACCCCTCCGGTCCGTTCGGGAGAGACCGTCGCCGTCGTGGGAGAGGTGCACGACCCGGGCCCCGCTCCCGCGCCGGCTCCGTGA
- a CDS encoding acyl-CoA thioesterase: MPELSPKSPRESEVVMTQMILPSDANPANAAFGGRVMEWIDICGAISAQRHCRQVVVTASMDDLHFHAPVKVGWTVTLHSRVIATFRTSMEVGVTVTAENPLTGDKHLTTSALLTFVAITPEGKRVPVPPLKLETEEEFAALREAEQRRQERLARKPTSFAWQKVIKPGIAG, translated from the coding sequence GTGCCCGAGTTGTCCCCCAAGAGCCCCCGCGAGTCCGAAGTGGTGATGACGCAGATGATCCTCCCCTCGGACGCCAACCCGGCCAACGCCGCGTTCGGAGGCCGGGTGATGGAGTGGATCGACATCTGTGGCGCCATCTCCGCCCAGCGTCACTGCCGGCAGGTGGTGGTCACCGCCTCCATGGATGACCTGCACTTCCACGCCCCCGTCAAGGTGGGTTGGACGGTGACGCTGCACTCGCGCGTCATCGCCACCTTCCGCACCTCCATGGAGGTGGGCGTCACGGTGACGGCGGAAAACCCGCTCACGGGCGACAAGCACCTGACCACGAGCGCCCTGCTCACCTTCGTGGCCATCACCCCGGAGGGCAAGCGCGTGCCGGTGCCGCCGCTGAAGCTGGAGACGGAAGAGGAGTTCGCCGCGCTGCGCGAGGCCGAGCAGCGGCGCCAGGAGCGGCTCGCGCGCAAGCCCACGAGCTTCGCCTGGCAGAAGGTCATCAAGCCCGGCATCGCGGGCTGA